CGCGACCCAGAAACTGTTGGAGGCGAGTAAAAATTCGGCGATCAAGAAATTCGTCTACGCCTCGTCGTCGTCGGTTTACGGCGACACCAACGATCTCCCGATGCGCGAGACGGGCATGACGCGCCCGGTCTCGCCCTACGGCGTGAGCAAGCTTTCGGCGGAGCAGCTCTGCTATCTCTATTGGAAGGAATTTCGCGTGCCGACGGTGTCGCTCCGTTACTTCACCGTATACGGCCCGCGGCAGCGGCCGGATATGTTCTTTCACATTCTCATGGGCGCCCACGTCGGCGGAAAAGAGATCCCGATTTACGACGACGGCAAGCAAAGCCGCGACTTCACCTTTTGCTCCGACATCGTCGAGGGCAACCTGGCCGCGGCGGCGTATCCCGGCGCGGGCGAGGTCTTCAACCTGGGCGGCGGCTCGCGCACGACGGTCGAAGAGGTGGTCGGCATGGTGGAAAAAATCTCGGGCCGAAAACCCAAGCTCAAGATGCTCGCCCGCCAACAGGGCGACGTGCGCCACACGGCCGCCGAAATTACGCAGGCTGAAGCCAAGCTCGGCTTTCGTCCGCGCGTTAAGCTCTACGACGGTCTGGTTCAGGAATGGGATTGGCTGCGCAGTCTCCCGGAGTAGGACCCGGGTTCCAGCGGTTGTTTGATTTGATCCCGCTCCCGACTCTAGCCTTACGCCTTTTTCATTCAGCTTTCGTCCTTCCGCCTATCTGCTGCATCTAAACCGCTTGCACGGTTCCCCGTAAATCGACTAAAATCCGCGGAAAACCTTCAACTTGTCCGACCTCGTTATAGCACTATATGACTTCCCCCGAAGACCAAGCGCGAGAAAATATCGACCGGATGCTCGTCGGCGCAGGCTGGGAGGTTCGCAACGTCAGCGACGCTAATATCTCTGCGTCGCAGGGTCTCGCCATCCGCAACTTTCCGTTAAAAACCGGCCACGGCTTTGCCGACTACCTTCTTTATGTGAACGGCAGCGCGGCGGGAGTGATCGAGGCCAAGAAGGAAGGTGTCACGCTAACCGGCGTCGAAACGCAATCCGACAAATACACCAAAGGTTTGCCGGACGGCTTGCCTGCGTTGAAAAAACCTCTGCCGTTCTCATATGAATCGACCGGCGTCGAAACCCGTTTCACCAACGGCCTCGATCCCGACCCACGCTCTCGTCCGGTCTTCAGCTTTCACAAGCCGGACACGCTCGCCAAGTGGTTCGAAATCGGGGATGGAGTTGTCGCCGAGAAGCCCGAGGACTACGGCAATCGCAAAGGAACCTTCCTCGCGCGCATGCAGCACATGCCGCCGCTGATCGACGATCTCTGGCCGCCCAAGCCGCAGGCTATCGCGAATATCGAACGGTCTCTGCGTGAGAACCGTCCGCGGGCGTTGGTTCAAATGGCGACGGGCTCAGGGAAAACCCTTCTCGCCATCGTGCTTGCGTACCGGCTGCTCAAGTTCGCCGGTGCGAGGCGCGTGCTATTCCTGGTGGATCGCGGCAACCTGTCGCGGCAGGCCTACAAAGAATTCCAGCAGTACACGTCGCCCTACAACAACTACAAATTCACCGAGGAATACGTCGTCCAGCGTCTGACCTCGAACACGCTTTATACGACCGCGCGCGTCTGCATCGGCACGATTCAGCGTCTCTATTCGATGCTCCGCGGCGAGGAGATTGCCGACGACCTGGAAGAACAGTCTGTCGAGGGTCTACAAAACGTTTTCAAGCAACCTCTTCCTATCGAGTACAACCCTAAGATTCCGATCGAGACGTTCGACGTGATCATCACCGACGAATGCCACCGCTCGATTTATCATCTCTGGCGGCAGGTGTTGGAATACTTCGACGGCTATATCATCGGTCTCACCGCCACGCCCAACAAGCAGACTTTCGGCTTCTTCAACCAGAATCTTGTGATGGAGTACGGCCACGAGCAGGCCGTCGCCGACAACGTCAATGTCAATTACGACGTGTACCGCATCAAGACTGAAATCACCGAGGGCGGAGCGAAGGTCGATGCCGGTTATTACGTGGACAAGCGCGATCGCAAGACGCGCGAAGTACGCTGGGAAATGCTGGACGACGATCTTCAATACGGGGCCGAAGAGTTGGATAGAGACGTTGTCGCCAAAGACCAGATTCGCACCGTCATTCGCACGTTCCGCGACAAGCTGTTCACGGAAATATTTCCCGGCCGCAGAGACGTTCCGAAGACACTCATCTATGCGAAAGACGACAGCCACGCCGACGATATAGTTCAAATCGTCCGGGAGGAGTTCGGCAAGGGTAATGAGTTTGCTCAGAAGATTACGTACCGCACCGGCTTCATCGCCGTCACGGAAATATTTGTCGGGCCGGACGGGAAGGAATCGGAGAAGGTTGTTTGGAAGAAGGTATCGAATCTCTCCCCGGAGGAAATCCTACAGAGTTTTCGCAATAGTTACTTTCCGCGGATCGCCGTCACCGTGGACATGATCGCGACAGGTACGGACATCAAGCCGCTGGAAGTCGTGCTCTTCATGCGGTCGGTCAAATCCCGGAGCTTCTTCGAGCAGATGAAGGGGCGCGGCGTCCGCGTCATCGATGATAACGACCTTAAAGCCGTGACTCCCGACGCCGGCACCAAGGATCACTACGTCATCGTCGATGCGGTCGGCGTCTGTGAGCGGGACAAGACCGACTCGCGGCCGATGGATCAGAGGAAGTCCATTCCGTTCGACAAGTTGCTTCAAGCCATTGGCTTGGGCAACAAAGATCCGGAGGTTGTCTCATCCGTCGCCGCGCGTCTCGCGCGCTTGAACAAGACGTTGGAGGAGGACGAAAAGGCGGAGGTGCAAAAGCGGGCGGATGGCCAGAGTCTTACGTCGATCACGACGACTCTCGTTAATTCCTTGGACGCCGACAAGCACGTTGAGCGCGCAAAGAAAGACTTCAAAACGGAAACGCCCAACGAGGAGCAAATTCAGAATGCCGCCGACAAGCTAATTCAAGAGGCCGTCAAGCCGCTCCACAATCCCGAGCTGAGAAAAGTCTTGATCGAGTTGAAGCAGCAGCACGAGCAGACCATTGACCATCTGAGCCAGGACAAGGTGATCGAAGCCGGCTTCAGCGCCGACGCCCTGGAGCGAGCGAAAGGGATCGTGCAGTCTTTCGAGCAATTCATCAAAGACCACAAAGACGAGATCACGGCGCTTCAGATTCTTTACAGCCGGCCCTATAAACAGCGTCTCCGCTTCGAGGATATTAAGGAGCTGGCCAACACAATCGAGAAACCGCCGCGACTCTGGACCGAATCCCAACTCTGGCAAGCCTACGCGGCCCTCGACAAATCCAAAGTCAAAGGCGCCAACACCAAGCGCATCCTGACCGATCTCGTCTCCCTCGTCCGCTTCGCGATTCATCAGGACAACGAACTCATCCCATTCCCCGAACGCGTCAACGCCAACTTCAAATCGTGGCTGGCACAGCAGGAAAGTAGCGGCAAGAAATTCACTCCCGACCAGCGCCGCTGGCTCGAAATGATCCGTGACCACATCGCCGCCAATCTCGGTATCGATCCAAAAGATTTCGACTACGCTCCTTTCGCGCAAGAAGGTGGGCTTGGCAAAGTGCATCAGTTGTTTGGGAGTGAGTTGAACAAGATCATCGACGAGTTGAACGGAATGTTAGCGGCGTGAGCAAGAACTCGTTTGAAATACCAGAAGATTGGGCGTGGACGACAATGGGCGACATCGCAGATGTCGTCGGGGGCGGCACACCTAAAACTAACGATCCAACCAACTACGACGACGGTGACATTCCGTGGATTACACCAGCAGATTTATCCGGCTACACTTCTAAGTACATTGGGCGCGGCGCACGGTCTATAACTCAAAAAGGACTTAATTCGTCATCAGCCCGAATGATACCTGCTGGATCTGTCTTGTTTACATCACGAGCGCCCGTAGGCTACGTCGCTGTTGCAACCAACGATGTCTGCACCAATCAGGGCTTCAAGAGCTTCGTGCTAAAAACGAAAAATATTTTACCAGACTATGTTTATTGGTGGCTAAAAGGAAACAAGGATCTGGCCGAGAGTTATGCAAGCGGTACGACATTCCTAGAGCTTTCTGGGGCCAAGGCAAAGCAGCTTCCAATTCCCATTGCTCCCTTAGAACAGCAAACACGGATCGTCGCGGAAATCGAAAAACAATTCTCCCGCGTTGACGAAGCCGTCGCGAACCTCAATCGGGTCAAAGCCAACCTCAAACGCTACAAAGCCGCCGTCCTCAAAGCCGCCGTCGAAGGCAAACTCACCGAAGAGTGGCGCAAGGCCCATCCAGAGGTGGAACCTGCGAGCGAAGTCCTCAAGCGCATACTCGCGGAACGGCGGACGAAGTGGAACGGGAAAGGGAAATATAAAGAACCAAACATTCCGCGTGTGTCGGGAGCTTTCGATCTTCCCAAGGGTTGGGCGATCGCTTGTATAGAACAGCTCTTACCTCCTCAAAGGGAAGCAATGAAAACTGGTCCCTTTGGAAGTTTGCTGAAGAAACATGAGCATAGAGCAGAGGGTGTACCGGTGCTGGGCATAGAAAATATTGAGGCTATGCATTTCCTCCGAGGAAGCAATATCCACGTCACATCAGAAAAGGCAAAACAACTAGAACAATACCGAGTCAAGCCCTTAGACATTTTGATTTCTCGGTCTGGGACCATTAGCGAAATCTGTGTGGTACCAGAGGATATTGGGGAGGCGATCTTTTCGACAAATCTCATGAAAATTAGCCTTGTACATAAGGCCATCCACCCTCAGTTCTTTACGTTTCTTTTTAATGGTTCGCCATTTGTCCTAAATCAGATATCTGAGCTCTGTAAAGGAAGTACAAGAACTTTTCTAAATCAAGACATTTTGAAGAGGTTGACGTTTGTATTACCACCGGTTGAAGAGCAACATGAAATTATTCGTGCGTTGGAGCGTCAATTTACATTCATTGACCGACTGTACAGACAGATAGAAACAAACCTTCATCGCTCCGAAGGTCTTCGGCAGGCGATAGTAAGAATGTCTTTTTCTGGAGCATTGCCAGCGAACCAACAGTAGCCTTAAAGCCGCTAGTGTAATTCAGGTAAACGATAGATGAGTCAGCTTAACGCGTTCGTGGCTCACAGCTTTGCACGTGAAGATCACGAAATAGTTGAGTCGATCCTGAAATTTCTTAACCAGGTTAAGGCCATGGACATTGGCTTTACATGGGAAAGTGCGGAGCCTGCTGAACCAAAAGATCTCGCGGATAAAGTCATGCGACTCATCAAAGATAAAAATCTTTTCATTGGCATCTGTACGGTAAAGGAGGGTGCAATCGAACCTCCCTATCTTAACGGCACGATGTTTAGTCGCGAGGTGTTTAAAGTCAA
This DNA window, taken from Candidatus Binatia bacterium, encodes the following:
- a CDS encoding NAD-dependent epimerase/dehydratase family protein, which codes for ATQKLLEASKNSAIKKFVYASSSSVYGDTNDLPMRETGMTRPVSPYGVSKLSAEQLCYLYWKEFRVPTVSLRYFTVYGPRQRPDMFFHILMGAHVGGKEIPIYDDGKQSRDFTFCSDIVEGNLAAAAYPGAGEVFNLGGGSRTTVEEVVGMVEKISGRKPKLKMLARQQGDVRHTAAEITQAEAKLGFRPRVKLYDGLVQEWDWLRSLPE
- a CDS encoding type I restriction-modification enzyme R subunit C-terminal domain-containing protein, which translates into the protein MTSPEDQARENIDRMLVGAGWEVRNVSDANISASQGLAIRNFPLKTGHGFADYLLYVNGSAAGVIEAKKEGVTLTGVETQSDKYTKGLPDGLPALKKPLPFSYESTGVETRFTNGLDPDPRSRPVFSFHKPDTLAKWFEIGDGVVAEKPEDYGNRKGTFLARMQHMPPLIDDLWPPKPQAIANIERSLRENRPRALVQMATGSGKTLLAIVLAYRLLKFAGARRVLFLVDRGNLSRQAYKEFQQYTSPYNNYKFTEEYVVQRLTSNTLYTTARVCIGTIQRLYSMLRGEEIADDLEEQSVEGLQNVFKQPLPIEYNPKIPIETFDVIITDECHRSIYHLWRQVLEYFDGYIIGLTATPNKQTFGFFNQNLVMEYGHEQAVADNVNVNYDVYRIKTEITEGGAKVDAGYYVDKRDRKTREVRWEMLDDDLQYGAEELDRDVVAKDQIRTVIRTFRDKLFTEIFPGRRDVPKTLIYAKDDSHADDIVQIVREEFGKGNEFAQKITYRTGFIAVTEIFVGPDGKESEKVVWKKVSNLSPEEILQSFRNSYFPRIAVTVDMIATGTDIKPLEVVLFMRSVKSRSFFEQMKGRGVRVIDDNDLKAVTPDAGTKDHYVIVDAVGVCERDKTDSRPMDQRKSIPFDKLLQAIGLGNKDPEVVSSVAARLARLNKTLEEDEKAEVQKRADGQSLTSITTTLVNSLDADKHVERAKKDFKTETPNEEQIQNAADKLIQEAVKPLHNPELRKVLIELKQQHEQTIDHLSQDKVIEAGFSADALERAKGIVQSFEQFIKDHKDEITALQILYSRPYKQRLRFEDIKELANTIEKPPRLWTESQLWQAYAALDKSKVKGANTKRILTDLVSLVRFAIHQDNELIPFPERVNANFKSWLAQQESSGKKFTPDQRRWLEMIRDHIAANLGIDPKDFDYAPFAQEGGLGKVHQLFGSELNKIIDELNGMLAA
- a CDS encoding restriction endonuclease subunit S encodes the protein MSKNSFEIPEDWAWTTMGDIADVVGGGTPKTNDPTNYDDGDIPWITPADLSGYTSKYIGRGARSITQKGLNSSSARMIPAGSVLFTSRAPVGYVAVATNDVCTNQGFKSFVLKTKNILPDYVYWWLKGNKDLAESYASGTTFLELSGAKAKQLPIPIAPLEQQTRIVAEIEKQFSRVDEAVANLNRVKANLKRYKAAVLKAAVEGKLTEEWRKAHPEVEPASEVLKRILAERRTKWNGKGKYKEPNIPRVSGAFDLPKGWAIACIEQLLPPQREAMKTGPFGSLLKKHEHRAEGVPVLGIENIEAMHFLRGSNIHVTSEKAKQLEQYRVKPLDILISRSGTISEICVVPEDIGEAIFSTNLMKISLVHKAIHPQFFTFLFNGSPFVLNQISELCKGSTRTFLNQDILKRLTFVLPPVEEQHEIIRALERQFTFIDRLYRQIETNLHRSEGLRQAIVRMSFSGALPANQQ